A stretch of Myxococcus hansupus DNA encodes these proteins:
- a CDS encoding family 2 encapsulin nanocompartment cargo protein terpene cyclase — MAKASNKQPFELPDFYVPWPARLNPNLEGARVHSKAWSYQFGIIGKPKDGSAPEIWSEAKFDAMDYALLCAYTHPEAPGPELDLITDWYVWVFYFDDHFLELFKRSQDQVGAKAYLDRLPLFMPVDMPSTPPVPTNPVEAGLWDLWTRTVPSRSLAWRKRFFESTKHLLDESSWELSNISAHRVSNPIEYIEMRRKVGGAPWSANLVEHAVFAEVPDRVAASRPMRVLKDTFSDAVHLRNDLFSYEREILEEGELSNGVLVMEKFLDISPQRAAHLVNEVLTSRLQQFENTVLTELPMLFLEHGLNPVEQAQVLTYARGLQDWQSGGHEWHMRSSRYMNKGGGGAGGFFLGPNGLGTSAARLPQSPTALGLTRLKSFSHVPFQHVGPMKPPKFYMPYTTKPSPHLDTSRRESKAWARRMGMLEVLPGVPGGYIWDDHKFDVADVALCGALIHPNATVEQLNLSACWLVWGTYADDYFPAFYGNTRDMAGAKVFNARLALFMPEDPGTPAPPPTNPVEKGLADLWARTTEGVTTTSRALFRKAVLDMTESWLWELANQIQNRIPDPIDYVEMRRQTFGSDLTMSLSRLAHGDALPAEIFHTRPIRSLENSAADYACLTNDVFSYQKEIEFEGELNNGVLVVQRFLDLEPAQAVNVVNDLMTARMNQFEYIIANELEPLARNFGLDGKAQEKLRQYVQKLQQWMSGVLIWHQTVDRYKEFELRASHKLGLRIPPGPTGLGTSAARIASFFTSTRSGA, encoded by the coding sequence ATGGCCAAGGCGAGCAACAAGCAACCGTTTGAATTGCCAGACTTCTACGTGCCCTGGCCGGCGCGGTTGAATCCGAACCTCGAGGGTGCCCGGGTCCATTCGAAGGCCTGGTCCTATCAGTTTGGAATCATTGGCAAGCCGAAGGACGGCAGCGCTCCGGAAATCTGGAGCGAGGCGAAGTTCGATGCCATGGACTACGCCCTGCTCTGTGCCTACACCCATCCGGAGGCACCGGGCCCGGAGCTGGACCTCATCACGGACTGGTACGTCTGGGTCTTCTACTTCGACGACCACTTCCTGGAGCTCTTCAAGCGCTCACAGGACCAGGTGGGCGCGAAGGCCTACCTGGACCGGCTGCCCCTGTTCATGCCCGTGGACATGCCGTCCACGCCGCCGGTGCCCACCAACCCCGTCGAGGCGGGCCTCTGGGATTTGTGGACCCGGACCGTGCCCAGCCGCTCGCTGGCGTGGCGCAAGCGCTTCTTCGAGAGCACGAAGCACCTGCTGGACGAGTCGAGCTGGGAGCTGTCCAACATCAGCGCCCACCGCGTCTCCAACCCCATCGAATACATCGAGATGCGCCGCAAGGTGGGCGGGGCCCCCTGGTCCGCGAACCTGGTGGAGCACGCCGTCTTCGCCGAGGTCCCCGACCGCGTCGCCGCCAGCCGCCCCATGCGGGTGCTGAAGGACACGTTCTCCGACGCGGTCCACCTCCGCAATGACTTGTTCTCCTACGAGCGGGAGATTCTGGAGGAAGGCGAGCTGTCCAACGGCGTCCTGGTGATGGAGAAGTTCCTCGACATCTCCCCCCAGCGCGCCGCCCACCTCGTCAACGAGGTCCTCACCTCCCGGCTCCAGCAGTTCGAGAACACCGTTCTCACCGAGCTGCCCATGCTCTTCCTGGAGCACGGCCTCAATCCGGTGGAGCAGGCCCAGGTGCTCACCTACGCCCGCGGCCTCCAGGACTGGCAGTCCGGCGGCCACGAGTGGCACATGCGCTCCAGCCGCTACATGAACAAGGGCGGCGGCGGCGCGGGCGGCTTCTTCCTGGGCCCCAACGGCCTGGGCACGTCCGCGGCGCGCCTGCCGCAGTCCCCCACGGCCCTGGGCCTCACGCGGCTCAAGAGCTTCAGCCACGTGCCGTTCCAGCACGTGGGCCCGATGAAGCCGCCGAAGTTCTACATGCCGTACACCACCAAGCCGAGCCCCCACCTGGACACCTCGCGGCGGGAGTCCAAGGCGTGGGCGCGCCGGATGGGCATGCTGGAGGTGCTCCCCGGCGTGCCGGGCGGCTACATCTGGGATGACCACAAGTTCGACGTGGCGGACGTGGCGCTCTGTGGCGCGCTGATTCATCCCAACGCCACGGTGGAGCAGCTCAACCTGTCCGCGTGCTGGCTCGTCTGGGGCACCTACGCGGACGACTACTTCCCCGCCTTCTACGGCAACACCCGGGACATGGCGGGCGCCAAGGTGTTCAACGCCCGGCTGGCGCTGTTCATGCCAGAGGACCCGGGCACCCCGGCGCCGCCGCCCACCAACCCGGTGGAGAAGGGCCTCGCGGACCTGTGGGCGCGCACCACCGAGGGCGTGACGACCACCTCCCGCGCCCTGTTCCGCAAGGCCGTCCTGGACATGACGGAGAGCTGGCTGTGGGAGCTGGCCAATCAAATCCAGAACCGCATCCCGGACCCCATCGACTACGTGGAGATGCGGCGCCAGACGTTCGGCTCGGACCTCACCATGAGCCTGTCCCGCCTGGCCCATGGCGACGCGCTGCCCGCCGAAATCTTCCACACGCGCCCCATCCGCAGCCTGGAGAACTCCGCCGCGGACTACGCCTGCCTCACCAACGACGTCTTCTCCTACCAGAAGGAGATTGAGTTCGAGGGCGAGCTCAACAACGGCGTGCTGGTGGTCCAGCGCTTCCTCGACCTGGAGCCGGCGCAGGCCGTCAACGTCGTCAACGACTTGATGACCGCGCGGATGAACCAGTTCGAATACATCATCGCCAACGAGCTGGAGCCGCTGGCGCGCAACTTCGGGCTGGACGGCAAGGCCCAGGAGAAGCTGCGCCAGTACGTCCAGAAGCTGCAGCAGTGGATGAGCGGCGTGCTCATCTGGCACCAGACGGTGGACCGCTACAAGGAGTTCGAGCTGCGCGCGTCCCACAAGCTGGGGCTGCGCATCCCGCCGGGCCCCACGGGCCTGGGGACCTCCGCCGCACGTATCGCTTCCTTCTTCACCAGCACGCGCTCCGGCGCCTGA
- a CDS encoding family 2B encapsulin nanocompartment shell protein — protein MSNIIKPGGDSEKSQLSLGTAAARQLATTTKSVPQMQGISSRWLLKLLPWVQVSGGVYRVNRRLSYAVGDGRVTFTTTGAKVQVIPQELCELPLLRSYDDVEVLTALANRFEQKTYKAGEVITEVGKEADCIVLIAHGKVNMIGAGKYGDATVLGVLADGDHYSYEALLESQDYWQFTAKAVTASTVLILQQSDFEAVVAQAPSLQKHIDQFKARSKRKQDTTGQAEIELAAGHSGEPVLPGTYVDYETSPREYELSVAQTVLQIHSRVADLFNEPMNQTEQQLRLTIEALKERKEHELVNNKNFGLLHNADLKQRIHTRHGPPTPDDMDELLATVWKEPSFFLAHPRAIAAFGQECSRKGIYPTSVDFNGNMVPSWRGVPIFPCNKIPVSDSRTTSIMLMRAGEKNQGVVGLHPGAIPDEVEPGLNVRFMGINEKAIINYLVTSYFSAAVLVPDALGILESVEIGRGD, from the coding sequence ATGTCGAACATCATCAAGCCGGGTGGCGATTCCGAGAAGTCCCAGTTGAGCCTCGGAACGGCCGCGGCGAGGCAGCTCGCGACGACGACCAAGTCCGTTCCGCAGATGCAGGGCATCTCGTCGCGGTGGCTGCTCAAGCTGCTGCCCTGGGTGCAGGTGTCCGGCGGCGTGTACCGCGTCAACCGCCGGCTGAGCTACGCCGTGGGCGACGGCCGCGTCACCTTCACCACCACCGGCGCCAAGGTGCAGGTGATTCCGCAGGAGCTGTGCGAGCTGCCCCTGCTGCGCAGCTACGACGACGTGGAGGTGCTCACCGCCCTGGCCAACCGCTTCGAGCAGAAGACGTACAAGGCCGGTGAGGTCATCACCGAGGTGGGCAAGGAGGCCGACTGCATCGTCCTCATCGCCCACGGCAAGGTGAACATGATTGGCGCCGGCAAGTACGGCGACGCCACCGTGCTGGGCGTGCTGGCGGACGGTGACCACTACAGCTACGAGGCCCTGCTGGAGTCGCAGGACTACTGGCAGTTCACGGCCAAGGCCGTCACGGCGTCCACCGTGCTGATTCTCCAGCAGTCGGACTTCGAGGCCGTGGTGGCCCAGGCGCCGTCGCTGCAGAAGCACATCGACCAGTTCAAGGCCCGCTCCAAGCGCAAGCAGGACACCACCGGCCAGGCCGAAATCGAGCTGGCCGCCGGCCACTCCGGCGAGCCGGTGCTGCCGGGCACCTACGTGGACTACGAGACGTCGCCCCGCGAGTACGAGCTGAGCGTGGCCCAGACGGTGCTCCAGATTCACAGCCGCGTCGCCGACCTCTTCAACGAGCCCATGAACCAGACGGAGCAGCAGCTCCGGCTGACCATCGAGGCGCTGAAGGAGCGCAAGGAGCACGAGCTCGTCAACAACAAGAACTTCGGCCTGCTGCACAACGCCGACCTCAAGCAGCGCATCCACACCCGCCACGGCCCGCCGACGCCGGACGACATGGACGAGCTGCTGGCCACCGTGTGGAAGGAGCCGTCTTTCTTCCTGGCCCACCCGCGCGCCATCGCCGCGTTCGGCCAGGAGTGCAGCCGCAAGGGCATCTACCCCACCAGCGTGGACTTCAACGGCAACATGGTGCCCTCGTGGCGCGGCGTCCCCATCTTCCCCTGCAACAAGATTCCCGTCAGCGATTCGCGCACCACGTCCATCATGCTGATGCGCGCCGGTGAGAAGAACCAGGGCGTCGTCGGCCTGCACCCGGGCGCCATCCCGGACGAGGTCGAGCCCGGCCTCAACGTCCGCTTCATGGGCATCAACGAGAAGGCCATCATCAACTACCTGGTCACCAGCTACTTCTCCGCGGCCGTCCTCGTGCCCGACGCGCTCGGCATCCTGGAGAGCGTCGAAATCGGCCGCGGCGACTAA
- a CDS encoding kelch repeat-containing protein yields MQSHRAVWSRCLLLVGSVILLSCGKEGAPPPGDDAGAAARSHALAQWKQAPSATTALALTQAYFPGLETQPGATVPSSLQLQAQLASDGALTLSTRGLTFHVQSTSDSAGALRREDAAAFQGDRHLWWPVGPTTSTAQGWHTSRVEEAWILDAQAMSQGAEQTHRAEYTVTLPSSVRRILDTGDSLQFLDENARPVLRFHPAVVRDANGQSREGSTRLSGGRVNPSTRTFDVEGGQVRITTEVALAGLTAPLVVDPGWSSTAAMATARGQHTGILLGTGKLLVAGGVNRTGFVTTAELYDPDTATWSAAAAPGITGNISSSAHLADGRVLVMMDGSTSGRIYDPATDTWSATSPMAATRSLSTITRLDSGQLLVAGGSSLATAELYDPVSNTFLPTGSMSLARRAHTATRLRDGRVLAVSGFDPAVGEVAGADLYDPASGTWTPAAPPLVPRHYATGTLLPDGRVLFAGGRITGDVITQAEIFDPLANTWTATGSLNFPRSGHTAVLLPNGRVLVTGGSDFARNTQTASELYDPATGTWTVADAMATGRENGATTLLPSGKVLTTGGFHSDPSLTFYADTDVYDPGVQSWFPAGVLGMVRVDPLMALLPNGRVLVVGGRDGAGTALATSMQYDRAANTWSATGGLSTVRADATATTLASGEVLVVGGTTAGGALATTERYALTTNAWNAAGSLARARHSHTATRLTDGRVLAVGGHDGVSALASAELYDPASQTWSSASPPAVERAAHAAALLPDGRVLVAGGRNTSGAALASAEVYDPVSNTWTPVGSLAQGREHFTLTLMPTGELLAAGGAAGGVALASTERYSATSNAWTPDSPLTEARWRHTATLMPSGTLLVAGGLSAPATYVASAEAYGAPSRVWTPVSAPNARGGVAAVALPSGEVLLAGGTAATTAERYEEGLPLASWRPVVETPDEAYQTCPLVITGRGFRGISGASNGSYLDSPTDFPLVRLRAAEGGRLWTLPATGMSATSATVRLPAETRPGPHALSVFANAIPGGRMVTVLANTAPTVDAVRIVTIAGLPQDVTLTATDAENQPLTWTIVTPPQHGTLSGTPPNLTYTPNAGYVGADSFTYRASDCGLDSTEATADVIVETEQPLAITCPEDQVLEATGPDGAPGQWPPATATASSQGGTPTITYSPAEGATLPLGTTTVTATAEDSSGARVTCTFQVEVRDTTPPALTCPSDIRQTSDDASGATVTFTLPQATDNVSTPTVTASPPSGSTFRHGSNTVTVTATDASGNEARCTFQVTVQATVISIAGGGCQSTGSGTASALALLVTLASWSGLRRRSRHVSR; encoded by the coding sequence ATGCAGTCACATCGCGCGGTCTGGAGCAGGTGTCTGCTCCTCGTGGGGAGCGTCATCCTCCTGTCATGCGGGAAGGAGGGCGCGCCGCCCCCAGGCGACGACGCTGGGGCCGCCGCACGTAGCCATGCCCTGGCGCAATGGAAGCAGGCCCCGTCCGCCACCACCGCGCTGGCGCTGACACAGGCCTACTTCCCGGGCCTCGAAACCCAGCCGGGCGCCACCGTGCCGTCGTCCCTGCAGCTCCAGGCCCAGCTCGCGAGCGACGGCGCCCTGACGCTGTCCACGCGCGGGCTGACCTTCCACGTCCAGTCCACGAGCGACTCAGCGGGAGCGCTCCGCCGCGAAGACGCCGCCGCCTTCCAGGGCGACCGACACCTGTGGTGGCCCGTGGGCCCCACGACGTCCACGGCCCAGGGCTGGCACACCTCGCGCGTCGAGGAGGCGTGGATCCTGGACGCACAGGCGATGTCCCAAGGCGCCGAGCAGACGCACCGCGCGGAGTACACCGTCACGCTGCCGTCGTCCGTCCGGCGCATCCTGGACACGGGCGACTCCCTCCAGTTCCTCGACGAGAACGCGCGCCCCGTCCTCCGCTTCCACCCCGCGGTGGTGCGCGACGCGAACGGCCAGTCCCGTGAGGGGAGCACGAGGCTCTCTGGAGGACGCGTGAATCCGAGCACGCGGACGTTCGACGTGGAAGGCGGACAGGTGCGCATCACGACGGAGGTTGCACTCGCCGGGCTCACCGCGCCGCTCGTCGTCGACCCGGGCTGGTCCTCCACTGCAGCCATGGCGACCGCCCGAGGCCAGCACACCGGCATCCTGCTGGGCACCGGAAAGCTGCTGGTCGCGGGTGGCGTCAACAGGACGGGCTTCGTGACCACGGCCGAGCTCTACGACCCCGACACGGCGACCTGGAGCGCGGCCGCCGCGCCTGGAATCACAGGCAACATCTCCTCCTCCGCGCACCTCGCCGATGGCCGGGTGCTCGTGATGATGGACGGCTCCACGTCGGGGCGCATCTACGACCCCGCCACGGACACCTGGTCCGCCACGAGCCCCATGGCCGCGACGCGTTCCTTGTCCACGATCACGCGGCTCGACTCCGGCCAACTCCTGGTCGCGGGTGGAAGCAGTCTCGCGACCGCCGAGCTCTACGACCCCGTGAGCAACACCTTTCTGCCCACCGGCAGCATGTCCCTGGCCCGGCGAGCCCACACCGCCACGCGGCTGAGAGACGGGCGGGTGCTCGCGGTGAGCGGCTTCGACCCCGCGGTCGGCGAGGTCGCGGGCGCCGACCTCTACGACCCCGCGTCGGGAACGTGGACCCCCGCCGCGCCGCCCCTGGTCCCCAGGCACTACGCCACCGGCACCCTGCTCCCGGATGGCCGCGTGCTGTTCGCGGGTGGGCGCATCACAGGCGACGTCATCACGCAGGCGGAGATCTTTGACCCATTGGCAAACACGTGGACGGCCACGGGCAGCCTGAACTTCCCGCGCAGTGGCCACACCGCGGTGCTGCTGCCCAACGGACGGGTGCTCGTCACAGGCGGCTCCGACTTCGCACGGAACACCCAGACCGCCTCCGAGCTGTACGACCCCGCCACCGGAACATGGACTGTCGCGGACGCGATGGCGACAGGCCGCGAGAACGGCGCGACGACGCTGCTTCCCTCCGGCAAGGTGCTCACCACGGGAGGTTTCCACTCCGATCCGTCGCTCACGTTCTACGCGGACACGGACGTCTACGACCCTGGCGTCCAGAGCTGGTTCCCAGCGGGCGTCCTGGGAATGGTTCGAGTGGACCCGCTGATGGCGCTGTTGCCCAACGGACGGGTCCTCGTGGTGGGCGGACGTGACGGCGCGGGCACCGCCCTGGCGACCTCGATGCAGTATGACCGGGCAGCGAACACCTGGTCCGCGACGGGGGGCCTCTCCACCGTGCGAGCGGATGCGACGGCGACGACGCTGGCCTCGGGCGAGGTGCTCGTTGTCGGCGGCACGACCGCGGGTGGCGCGCTGGCCACGACCGAGCGGTATGCGCTGACCACGAACGCCTGGAACGCCGCGGGGTCACTCGCTCGCGCGAGACACTCACACACCGCGACGCGCCTGACGGATGGACGGGTGCTCGCCGTCGGAGGCCATGATGGCGTGAGCGCGCTCGCCTCCGCGGAGCTGTATGACCCGGCCAGCCAGACGTGGTCCTCCGCGTCCCCCCCGGCCGTGGAGCGCGCCGCACATGCCGCCGCCCTGCTGCCGGATGGCCGGGTGCTCGTCGCGGGTGGACGCAATACGAGCGGCGCGGCCTTGGCATCGGCGGAGGTGTACGACCCCGTCAGCAACACCTGGACCCCCGTGGGGAGCCTCGCCCAGGGCCGCGAGCACTTCACGCTGACGCTGATGCCGACCGGCGAGCTGCTCGCCGCGGGCGGCGCCGCGGGAGGTGTGGCGCTCGCATCCACGGAGCGGTACTCCGCCACCTCGAACGCCTGGACGCCGGACAGTCCGCTGACGGAAGCCCGCTGGCGACACACCGCCACGCTGATGCCCTCCGGCACGCTGCTCGTCGCGGGCGGCCTGAGCGCGCCGGCCACCTACGTGGCCTCGGCCGAGGCCTACGGCGCCCCCTCTCGGGTGTGGACGCCGGTCAGCGCCCCCAATGCGCGTGGAGGGGTCGCCGCCGTCGCCCTGCCCTCCGGAGAGGTCCTGCTCGCGGGAGGCACCGCCGCGACGACGGCCGAGCGCTACGAGGAGGGCCTCCCGCTCGCTTCCTGGCGCCCGGTCGTCGAGACGCCGGATGAGGCCTACCAGACCTGTCCCCTCGTCATCACGGGCCGGGGCTTCCGAGGCATCTCGGGCGCGTCCAACGGCAGCTACCTGGACTCGCCCACGGACTTCCCGCTGGTGCGCCTGCGCGCCGCCGAGGGCGGGCGGCTCTGGACGCTCCCCGCCACGGGCATGTCCGCCACGAGCGCGACGGTGCGGTTGCCCGCGGAGACACGTCCGGGCCCCCATGCCCTGTCCGTCTTCGCCAACGCGATTCCCGGCGGAAGGATGGTGACGGTGCTCGCCAACACCGCCCCCACGGTCGACGCCGTGCGCATCGTCACGATTGCCGGCCTGCCCCAGGACGTCACACTCACGGCCACGGACGCGGAGAACCAGCCGTTGACGTGGACCATCGTCACGCCGCCCCAGCATGGAACGCTGAGCGGGACGCCCCCGAACCTCACGTACACCCCCAACGCGGGCTACGTGGGCGCGGACAGCTTCACCTACCGCGCCAGCGACTGCGGCCTGGACAGCACCGAGGCCACCGCGGACGTCATCGTGGAGACGGAGCAGCCCCTGGCCATCACGTGTCCCGAGGACCAGGTCCTCGAGGCCACCGGCCCTGACGGCGCGCCCGGCCAGTGGCCGCCCGCCACCGCGACCGCCTCCTCGCAGGGCGGCACGCCCACCATCACCTATTCACCGGCGGAAGGCGCCACGCTGCCGCTGGGCACCACCACCGTCACCGCCACGGCGGAGGACAGCTCCGGCGCCCGCGTCACCTGCACCTTCCAGGTCGAGGTGCGCGACACCACCCCGCCCGCGCTGACGTGCCCCTCGGACATCCGGCAGACCTCCGACGACGCGTCGGGCGCGACGGTGACCTTCACGTTGCCGCAGGCCACGGACAACGTCTCGACGCCCACCGTCACGGCGTCGCCTCCCTCCGGCAGCACCTTCCGGCACGGCAGCAACACCGTCACCGTCACCGCCACGGATGCGTCGGGCAACGAAGCCCGGTGCACCTTCCAGGTCACCGTCCAGGCGACGGTCATCTCCATCGCCGGAGGTGGCTGTCAGAGCACGGGGAGCGGCACCGCGTCCGCGTTGGCCCTCCTGGTGACCCTGGCCTCGTGGAGCGGACTGCGCCGCCGCTCACGTCACGTCTCGCGCTGA
- a CDS encoding VOC family protein, whose product MQKITPFLWFDGNAEEAVKFYVSVFKKGSKIISLHRAGDTDSAPLMSATFQLHGQQFMALNGGPHYKFTEAISLFVDCETQAEVDELWSKLLEGGGQTQQCGWLKDRFGLSWQIVPSVLGKLLGDKDPEKSRRVMEAMLGMVKLDIAGLQRAYDGTGT is encoded by the coding sequence ATGCAGAAAATCACCCCGTTCCTGTGGTTCGACGGCAACGCGGAAGAGGCCGTGAAGTTCTACGTCTCCGTCTTCAAGAAGGGCTCGAAGATCATCAGCCTGCATCGCGCGGGGGACACGGACTCGGCGCCGCTCATGTCCGCGACCTTCCAGTTGCATGGTCAGCAGTTCATGGCCCTCAACGGGGGGCCCCACTACAAGTTCACGGAGGCCATCTCCCTGTTCGTGGACTGTGAGACGCAGGCGGAGGTGGATGAGCTGTGGTCCAAGCTCCTGGAGGGCGGTGGCCAGACGCAGCAGTGTGGCTGGCTCAAGGACCGGTTCGGCCTGTCCTGGCAAATCGTTCCGTCCGTGCTGGGCAAGCTGCTGGGAGACAAGGACCCGGAGAAGTCCCGCCGGGTGATGGAAGCCATGCTGGGCATGGTCAAGCTGGACATCGCGGGGCTTCAGCGCGCGTACGACGGGACGGGGACGTAG
- a CDS encoding TetR/AcrR family transcriptional regulator, whose translation MSTKRRRDAPETRRQLVEAAVRLMMRQGYSATTVDQVCAEASLTKGSFFHHFESKEAMGLAAMGAFAEMGMALYAEAWGGQGGDPLVKLHRLLDVMTDLARQHGEMLTCMVGMLSQELALSNATVREAGDGHMRAWVDVAAGLLADAKRVHSPRASFDPEAVAWMLYSTWQGSMLVGKTRQRPEMVIENLRQMRLFIDGLFAPRALKVKSTKSARA comes from the coding sequence GTGTCCACCAAGCGAAGGCGTGATGCTCCCGAGACGCGGCGCCAGCTCGTCGAAGCCGCGGTCCGTCTGATGATGCGTCAGGGGTACTCCGCGACGACGGTGGACCAGGTCTGCGCCGAGGCCTCGCTGACCAAGGGCAGCTTCTTCCACCACTTCGAATCGAAGGAGGCGATGGGCCTCGCGGCGATGGGTGCCTTCGCGGAGATGGGAATGGCGCTCTACGCCGAGGCGTGGGGCGGCCAGGGTGGGGACCCGCTGGTAAAGCTGCACCGCCTGCTGGACGTCATGACCGACCTGGCCCGGCAACACGGCGAGATGCTCACGTGCATGGTGGGCATGCTGTCCCAGGAGCTGGCGTTGTCGAACGCGACCGTGCGCGAGGCGGGCGATGGGCACATGCGGGCCTGGGTCGATGTGGCGGCGGGGCTGCTCGCGGACGCGAAGCGCGTGCATTCGCCGCGCGCGAGCTTCGACCCGGAGGCCGTCGCCTGGATGCTCTACAGCACGTGGCAGGGCTCCATGCTGGTGGGCAAGACGCGCCAGCGGCCGGAGATGGTCATCGAGAACCTGCGCCAGATGCGGCTGTTCATCGACGGGCTCTTCGCGCCACGCGCCTTGAAAGTGAAATCAACGAAGTCGGCTCGGGCGTGA
- a CDS encoding OmpA family protein, with product MRTQVRSWALAALLASVAPNALAQSTTGPLIPIDLERLRFNPAATDSMLVDTGNVLPEGAYRLMLMANYERGILLLKGSDGPERSIIDYRVAGWLAGAWSPTDRLELSARLPVIIHQGGSGADSLVGISEPRSFGLGTPELGARYALLRREEGAPVFLSLGLDVGTPGGTASAFGRQQGWAGLQVAPRVAVSRELGPIVLGASAGVRIRSTENEPGRDFGTELEQGIVVSTRGKGLRAEVALQAAESLVEPDIALELLGGVRMPFGGGFEAFGIVGHGFTDIPGTPSIRAAAGIAWAPETAAKEDVCRSGRSHTPEQCPANDDDGDTVPNGQDRCPLEAGPPENDGCPDTDSDGDGVVDREDACPNEAGVAENKGCPDTDSDGDGVVDREDACPNVAGVAAHRGCPEPKPEPKPVPQAPPPAAPSRLPTEHHVQFPVGQSTLSDSERRNLDAVADYLKANPSVSLRIEGHTDNTGPDELNRTLSQDRADAVRQYLIQQGIESRRLTAKGFGPDQPIASNETPEGRSANRRVEFVTSTTGE from the coding sequence TTGCGTACTCAGGTTCGGAGCTGGGCGCTGGCCGCGCTCCTGGCGTCAGTCGCCCCCAATGCCTTGGCCCAAAGCACCACGGGCCCCCTCATCCCCATCGACCTGGAGCGGCTGCGCTTCAACCCCGCCGCCACGGACTCGATGCTCGTGGACACCGGCAACGTGCTCCCCGAGGGCGCCTACCGGTTGATGCTCATGGCCAACTACGAGCGCGGCATCCTCCTGCTCAAGGGCAGCGACGGACCGGAGCGCTCCATCATCGACTATCGCGTCGCGGGCTGGCTCGCGGGCGCGTGGTCTCCCACCGACCGCCTGGAGCTGTCCGCGCGCCTGCCAGTCATCATCCACCAGGGTGGCAGCGGCGCTGACTCGCTGGTCGGCATCTCCGAGCCCAGGTCCTTTGGACTGGGCACGCCGGAGCTCGGCGCCCGCTACGCACTGCTGCGGCGAGAGGAGGGCGCCCCGGTGTTCCTCAGCCTGGGCCTGGACGTGGGCACGCCCGGCGGTACGGCGAGCGCCTTTGGCCGGCAGCAGGGCTGGGCGGGCCTCCAGGTCGCGCCCCGCGTGGCGGTGAGCCGGGAGCTGGGTCCCATCGTGCTGGGCGCCAGCGCCGGCGTGCGCATCCGCTCCACGGAGAACGAGCCCGGCCGAGACTTCGGCACCGAGCTGGAGCAGGGCATCGTCGTCTCCACGCGCGGCAAGGGCCTGCGCGCCGAGGTCGCGCTGCAAGCGGCCGAATCCCTGGTGGAGCCGGACATCGCGCTGGAGTTGCTCGGCGGCGTGCGGATGCCCTTCGGCGGCGGCTTCGAGGCCTTTGGCATCGTCGGCCACGGCTTCACCGACATCCCCGGCACGCCGTCCATCCGCGCGGCGGCGGGCATCGCCTGGGCCCCGGAGACGGCCGCCAAGGAGGACGTGTGCCGGAGCGGACGGAGCCACACGCCCGAGCAGTGCCCCGCGAACGACGACGACGGCGACACGGTGCCCAACGGCCAGGACCGCTGCCCGCTGGAGGCCGGCCCGCCGGAGAATGACGGCTGCCCGGACACCGACTCGGACGGCGACGGCGTCGTCGACCGCGAGGACGCGTGCCCGAACGAAGCCGGCGTCGCAGAGAACAAGGGCTGCCCGGACACCGACTCGGATGGCGACGGCGTCGTCGACCGCGAGGACGCGTGCCCGAATGTGGCGGGCGTCGCCGCCCACCGTGGCTGCCCCGAACCCAAGCCGGAGCCCAAGCCCGTGCCCCAGGCGCCCCCGCCGGCGGCACCCTCGCGCCTGCCCACGGAACACCACGTCCAATTCCCAGTGGGTCAGTCGACGCTGTCCGACTCAGAGCGTCGGAATCTGGATGCCGTTGCGGACTACCTGAAGGCAAACCCCAGCGTCTCGCTTCGCATCGAAGGGCACACGGACAATACAGGCCCCGACGAGCTCAATCGCACACTGAGCCAGGATCGCGCGGACGCGGTGCGCCAATATCTCATTCAGCAAGGTATTGAGAGCCGCCGTCTCACCGCGAAGGGCTTCGGCCCCGACCAACCCATTGCGTCCAATGAAACACCCGAGGGACGCAGCGCGAACCGCCGCGTGGAGTTCGTCACCAGCACTACTGGTGAATAA